A part of Cottoperca gobio chromosome 4, fCotGob3.1, whole genome shotgun sequence genomic DNA contains:
- the angptl1a gene encoding angiopoietin-related protein 1a, with amino-acid sequence MQGLMLSLCALLCLSLWEECYCRSSMEARRTKEPSLHRSKRAPIDPDAKKCSYTFLVPEQKITGPICASTTGPEPDKERVTRMDIADVREVLNKQRREIETLQLVVDVDGNLVNEMKLLRKESRNMNSRVTQLYMQLLHEIIRKRDNSLELAQLENRVLNVTSEMMRLASRYKELESRFATMAGVVNNQSILISALEEQCMRTLGRSELPIVPPLVQVVPQNLPVNSRFTNEIQRDNNNRAFPRGSRMDPPTASPFGIDPPPPQGTLTSDGPFKDCFQVLQAGHTTNGMYLLKTDGSDRLIQAWCEHSLDNGGWTVLQRRKDGSVNFFRNWENYKKGFGNIDGEHWLGLENIYNLGKQGDYKLMIELEDWTGKKVYAEYSSFHLESESGGYRLRLGTYQGNAGDSFSSHNGKQFTTLDRDKDAFSGNCAHFHKGGWWYNSCGQTNLNGVWYSGGVYRSKFQDGIFWADYGGGFYSLKSVRLMIRPID; translated from the exons ATGCAGGGGCTGATGTTGAGCCTGTGTGCTCTGCTCTGCCTTTCCCTCTGGGAGGAATGTTACTGCAGGAGCTCCATGGAAGCCCGCAGGACCAAAGAGCCTTCTCTCCATAGGAGTAAAAGAGCCCCCATCGACCCTGATGCCAAAAAGTGTTCCTACACCTTCCTTGTACCAGAGCAGAAAATCACAG GTCCAATCTGCGCCAGCACCACAGGCCCAGAGCCAGACAAGGAAAGAGTGACCCGTATGGACATTGCAGATGTGCGGGAGGTGCTCAACAAACAGCGCCGTGAGATTGAGACGCTGCAGCTGGTGGTGGATGTGGATGGTAACTTGGTGAATGAGATGAAACTGCTGCGGAAAGAAAGCAGGAACATGAACTCCAGGGTGACCCAACTCTATATGCAGCTGCTACATGAGATCATCAGGAAAAGGGACAACTCTCTGGAGCTGGCCCAGCTGGAGAACCGCGTCCTCAATGTGACCTCTGAGATGATGCGACTGGCTTCAAGGTACAAGGAGCTGGAGTCCAGGTTTGCCACAATGGCCGGGGTGGTCAACAACCAGTCCATTCTCATCTCGGCACTGGAGGAGCAGTGTATGAGGACACTGGGACGCAGTGAGCTGCCCATAGTTCCCCCACTGGTACAGGTGGTACCGCAGAATCTACCAGTTAACAGTCGTTTCACCAATGAGATACAGAGGGACAATAACAACAGGGCCTTTCCCAGAGGCTCACGCATGGACCCCCCTACTGCAAGTCCATTTGGGATTGACCCTCCACCACCACAGGGAACACTTACCTCTGATG GTCCCTTCAAAGACTGTTTCCAGGTCCTACAGGCAGGCCACACCACCAATGGGATGTACCTGCTTAAGACAGATGGCAGTGATCGGTTGATCCAAGCCTGGTGTGAACATAGCCTTGACAATGGAGGATGGACCGTGTTGCAAAGGAGGAAAGATGGCTCTGTTAACTTCTTTCGGAACTGGGAGAACTACAAG AAAGGCTTTGGAAACATAGATGGTGAACACTGGCTTGGGCTAGAAAATATTTACAACCTGGGGAAACAGGGCGACTATAAGCTGATGATCGAGCTGGAGGACTGGACGGGGAAGAAGGTGTACGCCGAGTACAGCAGCTTCCACCTGGAGTCAGAGAGCGGGGGTTATCGGCTGAGGCTCGGCACCTACCAGGGCAACGCCGGCGACTCCTTCAGCAGTCATAACGGCAAACAGTTTACCACGCTTGATCGCGACAAGGATGCATTTTCTG GTAATTGTGCCCACTTCCATAAGGGCGGTTGGTGGTACAATTCATGTGGCCAGACCAACCTGAATGGCGTGTGGTACAGCGGGGGAGTTTACCGCAGCAAATTTCAGGATGGAATCTTCTGGGCAGACTACGGAGGAGGTTTCTACTCCCTCAAGTCAGTCCGCCTCATGATCCGACCGATCGACTGA